The following are encoded in a window of Hemiscyllium ocellatum isolate sHemOce1 chromosome 35, sHemOce1.pat.X.cur, whole genome shotgun sequence genomic DNA:
- the LOC132832790 gene encoding gastrula zinc finger protein XlCGF49.1-like: MEDLKCEVPDQVCIQSSANDQHIHGNEKLFRCEFCEKSFSTSWNLKRHRRMHMGEKLLTCEMCSKSFSDSSYLRVHQRVHTGEKPFTCEVCDKSFAQSSTLHAHQRIHTGEKPFKCEVCDKSFSQLGSLMVHQKIHTGEKPFKCEACGKAFVRSSSLLIHQMIHTGEKPFRCEFCEIAFIQFSDLLRHQRIHTGEKPFKFTVVPFWVGGRGIPFSSPIHRMNACSLDVSKTPPL, encoded by the exons ATGGAAGACCTCAAGTGCGAGGTGCCTGACCAGGTTTGCATACAATCATCAGCGAATGACCAGCACATTCATGGAAATGAGAAGCTCTTTAGGTGCGAGTTCTGTGAAAAGTCTTTCTCAACATCATGGAACCTCAAAAGACACAGACGGATGCATATGGGAGAGAAATTATTAACATGTGAAATGTGCAGCAAATCATTCTCGGACTCCTCTTACCTCCGTGTACACCAAcgtgttcacactggggagaaaccgtTCACGTGCgaagtgtgtgacaaatcatttgcACAGTCATCCACCCTCCACGCACATCAACGcattcacacaggagagaagCCCTTCAAGTGTGAGGTATGTGACAAATCCTTTTCACAGTTAGGAAGCCTCATGGTCCATCAGAagatccacacaggggagaaacccttCAAGTGCGAGGCTTGTGGTAAAGCTTTTGTGAGATCTTCGAGCCTCCTGATACACCAGAtgattcacactggagagaaacccTTCCGATGTGAATTTTGTGAAATAGCTTTCATCCAGTTCTCCGATCTCCTGAGACACCAGAGaattcacacaggagagaaacccTTTAAAT TTACAGTCGTCCCTTTCTGGGTTGGAGGTAGGGGAATTCCTTTTTCTTCCCCAATCCATAGGATGAATGCATGCAGTCTTGATGTGAGCAAAACTCCCCCACTTTGA